The following are encoded in a window of Mycobacterium vicinigordonae genomic DNA:
- a CDS encoding SRPBCC family protein: MAEISRSRTLAAQPQQIWDVLADFGRLSSWADDIDHSCVLNHGPGGAALGTTRRVQVGPNALVERITEFDPPGALAYDIEGLPKRLRTVANRWTLRPSGPGTLVALISTVEVGAGRPARMAEWVALRVLAKQSDKLLAGLARRLENTHV; encoded by the coding sequence GTGGCAGAGATCAGCCGAAGCCGAACCCTAGCGGCGCAGCCCCAGCAGATTTGGGATGTACTGGCCGATTTCGGCCGCCTGAGCAGCTGGGCCGACGACATCGACCACTCGTGCGTGCTCAACCACGGACCCGGCGGCGCTGCGCTGGGCACTACCCGCCGCGTGCAGGTGGGCCCCAATGCGCTGGTGGAACGCATCACCGAGTTCGACCCACCTGGTGCGCTCGCCTATGACATCGAAGGCCTGCCGAAACGGCTGCGCACGGTCGCCAACCGCTGGACGCTGCGCCCGTCGGGGCCGGGAACGCTGGTCGCACTGATCAGCACAGTCGAGGTCGGCGCCGGCCGGCCCGCCCGGATGGCGGAGTGGGTAGCGCTGCGCGTGCTGGCCAAGCAGTCCGACAAGCTGCTCGCCGGGTTGGCACGACGATTGGAGAACACCCATGTCTGA
- a CDS encoding patatin-like phospholipase family protein, giving the protein MQYPFADALRGRFGRRTPPVDVTEEFEDAEIQFEDDETKATDAALDTVDLPSADPALLLQKMENRLVRNHLANDVLSEGQLRKLRYILNFARLGDFEPGAAGPGGQRGRGDVSVGAEIGPWRSRVVDSLFEPLREEADPVKALTAARAMLDALSSDQDDQRTVLIDRHRNDFSAAELDAEVGYKKLVTIMGGGGGAGFVYIGGIQRLLQADQLPDYMIGASFGSIMGSLVARELPVPVDEYIAWAKTVSYRAILGPERLRRRHGMAGLFALRFDEFARALLSREDGERMRMSDLAIPFDVVIAGVRKQPYAALPSRFRRPELAALQGRSLPFRPIGIGPLVAARMWQVAAFIDLRVVKPLVVSADDPALDFDVLDAASFSSAIPGVLHHESDDPRMIPLLDELCAERDIAALVDGGAASNVPVELAWKRVRDGKLGSRNACYLAFDCFHPQWDSRHLWMAPILQAIQLQMLRNLPYADHLVRFEPTLSPINLAPSAAAIDRACRWGRNSVEGALPVTSALLRPTWWEGDAPAAPRSAQHERAKSVASSMSSVMAAIQAPGGRLARWRDRHLT; this is encoded by the coding sequence ATGCAGTACCCGTTCGCAGACGCGCTGCGCGGCCGTTTCGGCCGGCGCACGCCCCCGGTTGACGTAACCGAGGAGTTCGAGGACGCCGAGATCCAGTTCGAGGACGACGAAACCAAGGCCACCGACGCCGCGCTGGACACCGTCGACCTGCCATCCGCCGACCCGGCACTGCTGCTGCAGAAGATGGAGAACCGGCTGGTCCGCAACCACCTGGCCAACGACGTACTCAGCGAGGGACAGCTGCGCAAACTGCGCTACATCCTCAACTTCGCCCGACTCGGCGACTTCGAACCCGGAGCGGCCGGCCCCGGTGGCCAGCGTGGCCGCGGGGACGTATCGGTGGGCGCAGAGATCGGCCCGTGGCGCTCGCGGGTCGTCGACTCGCTGTTCGAGCCGCTGCGCGAGGAGGCCGATCCGGTCAAGGCGCTGACCGCAGCCCGGGCCATGCTGGATGCGCTGAGCAGTGACCAAGACGACCAGCGCACCGTGCTGATCGATCGGCACCGAAACGACTTCTCCGCCGCCGAACTCGACGCCGAGGTCGGCTATAAAAAACTCGTCACGATCATGGGCGGTGGTGGCGGAGCCGGCTTCGTCTACATCGGTGGGATACAGCGACTGCTACAGGCCGACCAGCTGCCCGACTACATGATTGGCGCTTCGTTCGGATCAATCATGGGCAGCCTAGTGGCCCGCGAACTGCCGGTGCCGGTCGATGAGTACATCGCCTGGGCCAAGACGGTGTCCTACCGGGCGATTCTGGGCCCCGAGCGGCTGCGCCGGCGGCACGGCATGGCTGGCCTCTTCGCGCTGCGTTTCGACGAGTTCGCCCGCGCGCTGCTCAGCCGCGAGGACGGCGAACGCATGCGGATGTCAGACCTGGCGATACCGTTCGACGTGGTGATCGCCGGCGTGCGCAAGCAGCCGTACGCTGCATTGCCGTCGCGCTTTCGACGCCCCGAATTGGCCGCGTTGCAAGGGCGTTCACTTCCGTTCCGCCCCATCGGAATCGGGCCGCTGGTGGCGGCACGCATGTGGCAGGTCGCGGCCTTCATCGACCTGCGGGTGGTCAAGCCGCTCGTGGTCAGCGCCGACGATCCCGCCCTAGACTTCGACGTGCTCGACGCGGCCTCGTTCTCCTCAGCGATTCCCGGTGTGCTGCACCATGAATCGGACGATCCGCGCATGATACCGCTGCTCGACGAGCTGTGCGCCGAACGCGATATCGCCGCTCTCGTCGATGGCGGGGCGGCCAGCAACGTCCCGGTTGAGCTGGCCTGGAAGCGGGTTCGAGACGGCAAGCTGGGCTCCCGCAACGCCTGTTATCTGGCTTTCGATTGCTTTCATCCGCAATGGGATTCGCGACACTTGTGGATGGCCCCGATTCTGCAGGCCATCCAGTTGCAGATGCTGCGGAATCTCCCCTACGCCGATCATCTGGTCCGGTTCGAGCCCACCCTGTCGCCGATCAACCTAGCGCCCTCGGCGGCGGCCATCGACCGCGCGTGCAGATGGGGACGCAACAGCGTGGAAGGGGCCCTGCCGGTCACCTCTGCACTCTTGCGGCCGACGTGGTGGGAAGGGGACGCGCCCGCGGCCCCGCGGTCGGCACAACACGAAAGGGCAAAGTCGGTGGCATCGTCGATGAGTTCGGTGATGGCCGCAATCCAAGCGCCGGGCGGCCGGCTGGCGCGGTGGCGTGACCGCCACCTGACCTGA
- a CDS encoding nitroreductase family deazaflavin-dependent oxidoreductase: protein MKYAAKAHVAVFKLTNGRIGNKWRIGAGFHKPVPTLLLEHRGRKSGKLFTTPLVYLCDGDDYVIVASQGGHPKNPQWYFNLKAHPETRVHVQGRRDIEVAAHVATPEERAALWPRLVDIYADFAKYQQWTDREIPVVILSPR from the coding sequence ATGAAGTACGCGGCGAAGGCACACGTCGCAGTGTTCAAACTGACCAATGGGCGGATCGGGAACAAATGGCGGATCGGCGCTGGCTTTCATAAACCAGTGCCGACGCTGTTGCTCGAGCATCGCGGCCGTAAGTCCGGCAAGCTGTTCACCACTCCCCTGGTGTATCTGTGTGATGGCGACGACTACGTGATCGTCGCTTCCCAGGGCGGTCACCCCAAGAATCCGCAGTGGTACTTCAACCTGAAGGCGCACCCCGAGACCCGGGTACATGTGCAGGGGCGACGCGATATCGAAGTCGCCGCGCACGTCGCCACGCCCGAGGAGCGCGCCGCGCTATGGCCGAGACTGGTCGACATCTACGCCGATTTCGCGAAGTATCAGCAATGGACGGACCGCGAAATCCCGGTCGTCATTCTTTCGCCGCGTTAG
- a CDS encoding TIGR03619 family F420-dependent LLM class oxidoreductase gives MTDRPKLSVYLRNFSDRVGTDWHATLDTARAMDAVGVDRVVVSDHVVFGENLAAYGDPTAGGTAGGKQPTGPDGEWMEPLIFLTAVAATTTRIRLGTGVLLAALRRPAVLAKQLATMDILSGGRVDLGVGIGWQREEYEATGLPFERRGRLLDHTLQVCRTLWTEQRASYSSPDLTFDGIHQMPKPVQADGVPIWVSGTVHPAVARRVSRFGNRWIPWGPAITDLKGSIPAMKRAIADAGGDPSGLQVQGSAGLLRGADRSIDVPTSVAVVPQLVADGATDIRFSGSLPADPAQAHDVLAELVSAFRAATE, from the coding sequence ATGACGGATCGTCCGAAACTTTCGGTTTATCTGCGCAATTTCAGCGACCGCGTGGGCACGGATTGGCACGCGACGCTGGACACGGCGCGTGCCATGGACGCCGTGGGTGTCGACCGCGTCGTGGTGTCCGACCACGTTGTCTTCGGGGAAAATCTGGCCGCCTATGGCGACCCGACGGCGGGTGGAACGGCGGGCGGGAAGCAACCGACCGGACCCGACGGCGAATGGATGGAGCCGCTCATCTTCCTGACCGCGGTCGCGGCCACCACCACCCGGATCAGGCTGGGGACCGGGGTGCTGCTCGCCGCGCTGCGCCGGCCGGCCGTGCTGGCCAAGCAGCTGGCCACCATGGACATCCTATCCGGTGGGCGTGTCGACCTCGGAGTCGGAATCGGTTGGCAGCGTGAGGAATACGAGGCAACCGGGCTGCCCTTCGAGCGCCGCGGACGCCTGCTCGACCACACCCTGCAAGTGTGCCGGACCTTGTGGACCGAACAACGCGCGTCCTATAGCTCGCCTGATCTGACCTTCGACGGCATCCACCAGATGCCCAAGCCGGTGCAGGCCGACGGCGTGCCTATCTGGGTCAGCGGAACCGTGCACCCGGCGGTGGCCAGACGGGTAAGCCGGTTCGGAAACCGTTGGATCCCTTGGGGTCCGGCTATCACCGATCTCAAAGGGTCGATTCCGGCGATGAAGCGAGCGATCGCCGACGCTGGGGGAGACCCGAGTGGCCTTCAGGTTCAAGGTTCGGCCGGGCTGTTGCGTGGCGCGGATCGGTCGATCGACGTGCCGACCTCGGTGGCCGTGGTTCCGCAGCTGGTGGCGGACGGCGCGACCGATATCCGGTTCAGCGGATCGCTACCGGCGGATCCCGCGCAGGCACACGACGTGCTGGCGGAGCTAGTGAGTGCCTTCCGGGCGGCTACTGAGTGA
- a CDS encoding DUF5994 family protein: MTYPLSGRRRSTPIRLTLASELGHDIDGAWWPRTDRISGELPDLVAAVGARLGEICEITINWPPLQRPPDLNWQGWQRRNQHVIVLESENACAKVLIVPYNTHSALAMMVLRRAAKLHVSMADRETASFRTAGSILCAAMQQLAPNPSSIASL; encoded by the coding sequence GTGACATATCCGTTGAGCGGGCGGCGCCGGTCGACTCCCATCCGGCTCACCCTGGCCAGCGAGCTCGGCCATGATATCGACGGAGCATGGTGGCCGCGAACGGACCGAATAAGCGGCGAGTTGCCCGATCTCGTCGCAGCTGTTGGTGCCCGACTCGGCGAAATCTGCGAAATCACCATCAACTGGCCGCCACTGCAGCGGCCGCCTGACTTGAATTGGCAAGGCTGGCAGCGCAGGAACCAACACGTGATAGTCCTGGAAAGCGAGAATGCCTGTGCCAAAGTGCTGATCGTGCCGTATAACACGCACAGCGCCCTGGCGATGATGGTGTTGCGTCGCGCCGCGAAGCTTCACGTCTCCATGGCCGACCGGGAAACCGCGTCATTCCGGACTGCCGGGTCGATCCTATGCGCCGCCATGCAACAACTGGCGCCAAATCCTTCATCGATCGCGTCGTTGTAA
- a CDS encoding DUF732 domain-containing protein, with translation MVDPVGGADYNAGTNADSSSLAWSSSTEVPDIQRTPPGDARDPRDVTAAEPAIVEQSWSTAWSRALAVLLICLGLAAVIVVAGLVLASNDSTPTVTATQPTTTAPAAPATTTEIVSTPEQDRRFIAALNEKGIVFKNPDVAVSNGKAVCQSFAAKLSLAQVVAQFRQASPDFSDHAEDIVAVSVRAYCPQYSKLVAGI, from the coding sequence ATGGTCGACCCGGTCGGAGGCGCCGACTACAACGCCGGCACCAATGCGGACTCGTCGAGTCTGGCGTGGTCAAGCAGCACCGAGGTGCCGGACATTCAGCGCACGCCGCCTGGTGATGCAAGAGATCCTCGCGACGTCACCGCGGCCGAACCCGCGATCGTGGAGCAGTCCTGGAGCACGGCGTGGAGTCGAGCCCTGGCAGTCCTGCTGATCTGTCTGGGTCTGGCGGCGGTAATTGTGGTGGCAGGTCTGGTGCTGGCCAGCAACGACTCCACGCCCACCGTTACCGCGACGCAACCCACCACCACAGCGCCGGCCGCGCCGGCGACCACCACCGAGATCGTCTCCACGCCGGAACAGGACCGCCGCTTCATCGCGGCCCTCAACGAAAAGGGCATCGTCTTCAAGAACCCTGACGTCGCCGTCTCGAACGGCAAGGCGGTGTGCCAGAGCTTCGCGGCGAAACTTTCGCTGGCTCAGGTGGTGGCGCAGTTCCGGCAGGCCAGCCCCGACTTCAGCGATCACGCCGAGGACATCGTCGCCGTGTCGGTTCGTGCCTACTGCCCGCAATACAGCAAGCTCGTCGCAGGAATCTAG
- a CDS encoding TetR family transcriptional regulator, whose protein sequence is MASAEAVTDDPAGRQHRIIEIVVDILETDGYDAVQLREVAKRARTSLATIYRRFPTRDALILAALESWMDENRYAALSSLKPDPDESIYDGLMRVFRIIFEPWERHPDMLRAYFRARSAPGGQRLVSRGVDAVIPATAAVLEGADAELVEELPPIVSNLAYGLVARFAAGEIGITEILPTLDRALFRLTANAAKE, encoded by the coding sequence GTGGCAAGTGCTGAAGCGGTGACCGACGACCCGGCGGGCCGTCAGCACCGCATCATCGAGATCGTCGTGGACATATTGGAAACCGACGGCTACGACGCCGTGCAACTACGGGAGGTCGCCAAACGGGCCCGTACCTCACTGGCGACCATCTACCGGCGCTTTCCTACCCGCGACGCACTTATCCTGGCCGCTCTTGAATCCTGGATGGACGAGAACCGGTACGCGGCACTGTCGAGCCTGAAACCGGATCCGGACGAATCGATCTACGACGGCCTGATGCGGGTGTTCCGAATCATCTTCGAGCCCTGGGAACGCCATCCGGACATGCTGCGGGCCTATTTCCGCGCGCGATCGGCGCCCGGTGGTCAGCGGTTGGTGAGCCGGGGGGTCGATGCGGTTATCCCTGCCACGGCCGCCGTCCTCGAAGGCGCCGATGCCGAGCTGGTAGAGGAGCTGCCACCGATCGTGTCGAATCTGGCCTACGGCCTGGTGGCGCGGTTCGCCGCGGGCGAGATCGGCATCACCGAGATCCTGCCGACGCTGGATCGTGCGCTGTTCCGGTTGACGGCTAACGCGGCGAAAGAATGA
- a CDS encoding DUF4267 domain-containing protein, producing the protein MAIDRAALVAGSIRLASGISFLVDPIKANKLWGDPDDQTPTAQLLLRSMGYRDALIGGLLATSALRGKNTRGWFLASAGADAADLLGGVSVHGELKRAQQIIGLGGAIVGVGVGLWGAVRPARRVVEAPADSN; encoded by the coding sequence ATGGCGATCGATCGAGCCGCGCTCGTCGCGGGCAGCATCCGACTTGCGTCGGGCATCTCGTTTCTTGTCGACCCCATCAAGGCGAACAAGCTGTGGGGCGATCCGGACGACCAAACACCCACCGCTCAACTGCTGCTGCGGTCGATGGGTTATCGCGATGCGCTGATCGGCGGGCTACTGGCCACGTCGGCGTTGCGCGGTAAGAACACTCGCGGCTGGTTCCTGGCCTCCGCGGGTGCGGATGCGGCCGACTTACTCGGCGGGGTGAGCGTGCACGGCGAACTCAAGCGCGCGCAACAGATCATCGGCCTCGGTGGCGCCATCGTCGGTGTCGGCGTTGGTCTTTGGGGTGCCGTTCGGCCAGCCAGGCGAGTGGTCGAAGCGCCGGCGGACTCAAATTAG
- a CDS encoding sulfatase-like hydrolase/transferase — protein sequence MSERPDIVILMTDEERAIPPYESAELLAWRRRTLPGRRWFDEHGINFTRHYTGSLACVPSRPTIFTGQYPDLHGVTQTDGIGKRFDDSRLRWLRAGEVPTLGNWFRAAGYDTHYDGKWHISHADLEDPKTGGSLATNDDDGVVDPDAVQRYLDADPLAAYGFSGWVGPEPHGAGNANSGFRRDPLIADRVVAWLEDRYARRRAGEKAALRPFLLVASFVNPHDIVLFPAWALRSPVQPSPLDPPAVAPPPTAEEDLATKPAAQIAFREAYYSGYGPSPAISRTYTRGAQRYRDLYYRLHAEVDGPIDRVRRAVTEGGSEDAVLVRTSDHGELLGAHGGLHQKWFNLYDEATRVPFVVARVGAKATVARSVSAPTSHIDLVPTLLGAAGIDVDAVAAELAESFSEVHPLPGQDLMPVVAGAAADEGRAVYLMTRDNVLEGDTGASAFSRQLGRNTNPPAPLRIKLPAHVASNFEGLVVRVDEANGGGGHLWKLVRTFDDPATWTEPGVRHLAANGIGGEAYRTDPIDDQWELYDLTADPIEAQNRWEEMELHELRQYLRMQLKQARTASVPERNEPWPYANRRPPEGEGLVRRVLGRFT from the coding sequence ATGTCTGAACGCCCCGACATCGTCATCCTGATGACCGACGAGGAGCGGGCGATCCCGCCCTACGAATCGGCCGAACTGCTGGCCTGGCGGCGGCGAACCCTGCCTGGGCGACGCTGGTTCGACGAGCACGGCATCAACTTCACCCGGCACTACACCGGCTCGCTCGCCTGCGTGCCGAGTCGCCCGACGATCTTCACCGGCCAGTACCCTGACCTCCACGGCGTCACGCAAACCGACGGCATCGGCAAGCGCTTCGACGATTCCCGGCTGCGCTGGCTGCGCGCCGGCGAGGTCCCCACCCTTGGTAACTGGTTCCGGGCAGCCGGCTATGACACCCATTACGACGGCAAGTGGCACATCTCGCACGCCGACCTCGAGGACCCGAAGACCGGCGGATCTCTGGCTACCAACGACGATGACGGCGTCGTCGACCCAGACGCCGTGCAGCGTTATCTCGACGCTGATCCCCTTGCTGCGTATGGCTTTTCAGGCTGGGTCGGCCCCGAGCCGCACGGCGCCGGCAACGCCAACAGCGGTTTCCGTCGCGACCCGCTGATCGCCGATCGGGTGGTGGCGTGGCTGGAAGACCGTTATGCCCGGCGCCGGGCCGGGGAAAAGGCCGCGCTTCGTCCATTTCTGTTGGTGGCCAGCTTCGTCAATCCGCATGACATTGTCCTGTTCCCGGCCTGGGCTCTGCGCAGTCCGGTGCAACCGTCGCCGCTGGACCCGCCCGCGGTAGCGCCGCCGCCAACGGCCGAGGAGGATCTGGCCACCAAGCCGGCAGCGCAGATCGCTTTCCGCGAGGCGTACTACTCCGGCTACGGACCGTCGCCGGCGATCAGTCGCACCTACACGCGCGGGGCGCAGCGCTACCGTGACCTCTACTATCGTTTGCACGCCGAGGTCGACGGACCTATCGACCGGGTGCGCCGCGCAGTGACCGAGGGTGGATCCGAAGACGCCGTCCTGGTGCGCACGTCCGATCACGGCGAGTTGTTAGGGGCGCACGGCGGACTTCATCAGAAATGGTTCAACCTCTACGACGAGGCCACCCGGGTGCCATTCGTCGTCGCCCGAGTTGGCGCGAAAGCCACTGTGGCGCGCTCGGTTTCGGCACCGACGTCACACATAGACTTGGTGCCGACGCTGCTCGGCGCCGCTGGTATCGACGTCGACGCCGTCGCGGCCGAGCTGGCCGAGTCGTTTTCGGAGGTCCACCCGCTGCCGGGCCAAGACTTGATGCCGGTCGTGGCGGGCGCCGCGGCCGACGAGGGTCGGGCGGTCTATCTGATGACGCGCGACAATGTCCTCGAAGGCGACACCGGCGCCTCGGCGTTCTCACGCCAGCTCGGCAGAAACACGAATCCTCCTGCGCCCCTTCGCATCAAGCTGCCAGCGCATGTAGCGTCCAACTTCGAGGGCCTGGTGGTTCGGGTCGACGAGGCGAACGGCGGAGGCGGCCATCTGTGGAAACTGGTCCGTACCTTCGACGATCCGGCCACCTGGACCGAACCCGGCGTGCGCCATTTGGCCGCCAACGGAATTGGCGGCGAGGCGTATCGAACCGATCCGATCGACGACCAATGGGAGCTCTACGACCTCACGGCCGATCCGATAGAAGCTCAGAACCGCTGGGAAGAAATGGAACTACACGAGCTGCGACAGTACTTGCGAATGCAGCTCAAGCAGGCCAGAACGGCGTCGGTACCCGAACGCAACGAACCGTGGCCGTACGCCAATCGCCGGCCGCCGGAAGGTGAAGGCCTGGTTCGCCGGGTGCTGGGGCGGTTCACGTAG
- a CDS encoding cytochrome P450 — translation MTTTRDTDVYYDPYDVNITADPYPTYARLRDQAPVYYNERYNFWAISRHADVEAALSNWETFSNSRSDILELIQSKFDMPPGVMMFEDPPKHTMLRGVMSRVFTPRRMAAIEDQIRRYCVRCLDPLVGSDSFDIIAELASMMPMRVIGMLLGIPEDEQIGVRDANDANLRTKAGTPMKVADPEAIADGRIYADYVDWRAKNPSDDLMTALLNVEFEDEHGVTRKLSRKEVLHYTQVVAGAGNETTGRLIGWLAKVLAEHPDQRREVARDRSLLTRAVDETLRFEPTGPHVGRYAIRDFELYGTTVPKGSAILLLFGAANRDPLRYKDPDTFNLHRDNISHLTFGKGVHYCLGANLARLEGRVALDELLNRWPEWEVDYDSLKLAPTSTVRGWERLRIVV, via the coding sequence ATGACCACGACGCGTGACACCGACGTCTATTACGACCCCTACGACGTCAACATCACCGCCGATCCCTATCCCACCTACGCCCGGTTACGCGACCAGGCACCGGTCTACTACAACGAGCGTTACAACTTCTGGGCCATCTCCCGGCACGCCGATGTCGAAGCGGCACTGTCGAATTGGGAGACCTTCTCCAACAGCCGCAGCGACATCCTGGAACTCATCCAGTCGAAATTCGATATGCCGCCCGGCGTGATGATGTTCGAGGACCCGCCCAAGCACACCATGTTGCGCGGCGTCATGTCCCGGGTGTTCACGCCCCGACGGATGGCCGCGATCGAGGATCAGATCCGGCGCTATTGTGTGCGCTGCCTCGACCCGCTGGTCGGTTCGGACAGTTTCGACATCATCGCCGAACTCGCCTCGATGATGCCGATGCGGGTGATCGGCATGTTGTTGGGCATTCCCGAGGACGAGCAGATCGGCGTACGCGACGCCAATGACGCCAATCTGCGTACCAAAGCCGGAACACCTATGAAAGTGGCCGATCCCGAGGCGATCGCCGACGGCCGCATCTACGCCGACTACGTGGACTGGCGCGCCAAGAATCCTTCCGACGACCTGATGACCGCCCTGCTCAACGTAGAGTTCGAGGACGAGCACGGTGTGACGAGAAAGCTTTCCCGCAAAGAGGTTCTGCACTACACACAGGTGGTAGCGGGCGCAGGCAACGAGACGACGGGCCGGCTGATCGGCTGGCTGGCGAAGGTCTTGGCGGAGCATCCCGATCAGCGCCGCGAGGTCGCTCGGGACCGTTCGCTGTTGACCCGCGCGGTCGACGAGACACTGCGCTTCGAGCCGACCGGCCCGCACGTCGGGCGGTACGCCATCCGGGACTTCGAGCTCTACGGCACCACCGTGCCCAAGGGCAGCGCGATCCTGCTATTGTTCGGTGCGGCTAACCGAGATCCGTTGCGCTACAAGGATCCCGACACCTTCAACCTGCATCGCGACAACATCTCGCATCTCACCTTCGGCAAGGGTGTGCACTACTGTCTGGGAGCCAACCTGGCGCGGCTGGAAGGCCGGGTCGCGCTCGACGAACTGCTCAACCGCTGGCCGGAGTGGGAAGTCGACTATGACAGCCTCAAGCTGGCGCCGACCTCGACCGTGCGCGGATGGGAGCGCCTGCGCATCGTGGTCTGA
- a CDS encoding mycofactocin-coupled SDR family oxidoreductase, translating to MVGRVADKVAFVTGAARGQGRSHAVRLAQEGADIIAVDICQPFDNSPAPASTPEDLAETADLVKGLNRRIVTAEVDVRDYGALKAAVDSGVDQLGRLDIVVANAGIGTVAPRLDRMDESLWQQMIDVNLSGVWKSVKAAVPHLLSAGGGAIVLTSSVAGLKAYTHTGHYNAAKHGVVGLMRSFAVELGPKNIRVNTVHPTHVNTPLLINEQTFHLFRPDLKNPGPDDLAPICQTFHTLPIPWVNAEDISNAVLFLVSDEARYITGVTLPVDAGSCLK from the coding sequence ATGGTCGGGCGAGTTGCGGACAAGGTTGCGTTTGTCACAGGTGCGGCGCGCGGGCAGGGCCGCAGTCACGCGGTACGGCTGGCCCAGGAGGGCGCCGACATCATCGCGGTCGACATATGCCAGCCCTTCGACAACTCCCCGGCGCCAGCTTCGACGCCCGAAGACCTCGCCGAGACGGCGGATCTCGTCAAAGGCCTGAATCGGCGCATCGTCACCGCTGAGGTCGACGTACGCGACTATGGCGCGCTCAAGGCGGCCGTCGACAGCGGGGTCGACCAACTCGGTCGGCTGGATATCGTCGTCGCCAACGCCGGTATCGGCACCGTCGCTCCCCGCCTAGACCGGATGGACGAGAGCCTCTGGCAGCAGATGATCGACGTCAACCTCAGCGGGGTCTGGAAGTCAGTCAAAGCGGCTGTACCGCATCTTCTCTCGGCTGGAGGTGGCGCGATCGTGCTGACCAGTTCCGTTGCGGGACTCAAGGCCTACACGCACACCGGTCACTACAATGCCGCCAAGCACGGCGTAGTCGGGTTGATGCGCTCTTTCGCAGTCGAGTTGGGCCCCAAGAATATTCGGGTGAACACTGTACATCCCACCCACGTGAACACCCCGCTGCTGATCAACGAGCAGACATTTCACCTCTTCCGCCCGGACCTGAAAAACCCCGGGCCCGACGACCTGGCTCCGATTTGCCAGACCTTCCACACCCTGCCGATCCCCTGGGTCAACGCCGAGGACATCAGCAACGCAGTGCTGTTCCTGGTTTCCGACGAAGCCCGTTACATCACTGGCGTCACCCTTCCCGTAGACGCAGGAAGCTGCCTGAAATGA
- a CDS encoding HpcH/HpaI aldolase/citrate lyase family protein — translation MYEHVNTDTTDPADIGSRIDPVLARSWLLVNGTHADRFEAAAHSRADIVVLDIEDAVAPKDKVSARDNVVRWLSEDNNDWVRINGFGTPWWADDLAKLADTAVGGVMLAMVESVDHVTETAKRLPSVPIVALVETARGLERITEIAAAKGTFRLAFGIGDFRRDTGFGEDPSTLAYARSRFTIAAKAAGLPSAIDGPTIGSNPLKLIEASAVSVEFGMTGKICLSPDQCVVVNEGLSPSQEEIGWAKEFFAEFERDGGEIRNGSDLPRIARATKILDLARSYGIVSVEFEDDQGHSPAPSDTYHY, via the coding sequence GTGTACGAACACGTCAACACCGACACGACAGACCCCGCCGACATCGGCTCACGCATCGACCCCGTGCTGGCGCGCAGTTGGCTGCTGGTCAATGGCACGCACGCGGACAGGTTCGAGGCTGCGGCGCATTCACGAGCAGACATCGTCGTACTGGACATCGAGGACGCCGTCGCACCCAAGGACAAGGTCAGCGCGCGTGACAACGTGGTGCGGTGGCTGTCGGAGGACAACAACGACTGGGTTCGGATCAACGGTTTCGGCACACCCTGGTGGGCTGACGATCTCGCGAAGCTGGCCGACACCGCGGTGGGTGGTGTGATGCTGGCGATGGTCGAGTCGGTGGACCACGTCACCGAGACCGCCAAGCGACTGCCCAGCGTGCCCATTGTGGCGTTGGTCGAGACCGCTCGGGGGCTCGAACGCATCACCGAGATCGCCGCCGCCAAGGGCACTTTCCGCTTGGCGTTCGGTATCGGAGACTTTCGTCGCGATACCGGTTTCGGTGAAGACCCATCGACGCTGGCCTACGCGCGGTCCCGGTTCACCATCGCGGCCAAGGCCGCCGGCCTGCCCAGTGCGATCGACGGGCCGACCATCGGGTCCAATCCGCTCAAGCTGATCGAGGCATCGGCGGTTTCCGTCGAATTCGGCATGACCGGAAAGATCTGCCTATCGCCCGACCAGTGCGTGGTGGTGAACGAGGGCTTGTCGCCCTCGCAGGAGGAAATCGGTTGGGCGAAAGAGTTTTTTGCGGAGTTCGAACGCGATGGGGGAGAGATTCGTAACGGGTCGGACCTTCCTCGCATTGCCCGGGCGACCAAGATTCTCGACCTGGCCCGGTCCTATGGCATCGTTTCGGTGGAATTCGAAGACGACCAAGGGCACTCGCCGGCCCCGTCGGACACCTACCATTACTGA